The DNA region AACCTGACCTGAGCTCTGGAGCTGTAGTCCGAAGACGCCGTGTGAGAAGAAATACCCCAAACACCACTACAGAACCAGACCGGGATGAGGGGATGGAGTCTGACCCaagtgaaggagaggagagacccCATCAGCAGTGCACAGCTGAGGGAGAGGAACCCacacaagagacacagagacacaaaggcGGCAGCATTCTCATCACATGCATCTTACTGACTCTCATTATAGCTATCAGCCTGGGCATTGGACACCTCTATGGtaagaaaacatgcattatatCTACAGAATAATCACTTATCATCCCTTATTGAACTTTGAACTGGTAATGGTCTCAAATATTTTTGATTTCAATCACAGATACTAATCATATCCAGATAAGACAATTTACATGTGGGTATGGAATGGATGGATTGAGACACCTTAGTTTTCAAGATGGAGAACAGGTCAGTGACAACAAACCACATTTCTATCTTTAAAATCTTTATGCCtaactgtatatactgtactaTTATTCTATAGAAAAGTGACCTGAGCCTAAAGGACCTGGATGTTCAAAAGGCAATTTCAGTGCTTTCAGAAACCATTGACAagataagaaaagaaaatgaaggCCTCTACAATAAATATGTGCAAATACAAGTAAGTCTATTCCTCTATCATTGAGGTGGTACTAGTGccaattatttttgtattttttgcacaAGAGAAAGCCTAACATTGAAACAGTTTTATGAGCTGTTTAAATAATAGGCCTcagaaaaacagactaaactaaaacctgtaaactacatttttatttttgctttatatttatagctataatacaacaacaatatatCCAATTTCCTCAGATATGTCCAATTCTAATCCAGTAAGTAGTATATCTGATCTAATTTAtgctaaataataatacattaggATTAAATTATTTGACCCACTAATGATAACATAAAATTGCTCTGCATGTCAACAATGAACTGAAGCCTAAACAAATGCAATTCCTTCTCTTCACCCAGACTCAAAGGGATGAGCTGGAGATGCTGCTAAAAACAAAAGCTGAAGAAAAGATCCAGATTGAATCCCAGCACCATAGTCTGCAGGAAGAGAACCACAACCTCAAACACTCACTGCAAAAGGAGGAAAGGTCCTTGTCTGTTTTACATGAGGAACTGAGAACCCTGCGCCTGGCGATGAAAGACTTCGAGGCCATGAGAGCAGGAGCAGATTTGCTCCTGTCCGAAAACCAGAGACTAAAGGCTGaactggaggaggagaaggaagtgaTTCGCAGCTTTAGTGGAAAAAGAGAGGGTTTGATGATTGAAGCACAGACGCTGAGAAAGAAGCTGGACAAAGAGCGCAAGGTGGCCGATGAGATGAGAGGAGAAATTAACAAACTTAGACAACAGATCAATGGAGCAGAGAAAGCTCAAGACCTGCAGTCACACCTGATGGAGCTGGAGAAGCGGCTGAGCtttgagcagcagcgttctgacCTGTGGGAGCGTTTGTACCTGGAAACTAAGGAGAGAGCTAAAGGGGACTCTGAGCCTAAAAGGAAGTCCAAGTCCAAGCAAGGCATGGCAGGGAAAGTGAAAGAAACGTTTGACGCTGTTAAGAACTCCACGAAAGAGTTTGTCCATCACCACAAGGAGCAGATCAAGAAGGCAAAAGAGGCGGTTAAAGAGAATCTACGGAAGTTTTCTGATTCGGTTAAATCCACCTTTAGGAACTTTAAAGATTCAGCATCGACCATCTTTAACAAAGCACGAGGCTTTTAcgacaaacataaacacagaaatgCAGATGAGACGTGGCAGCACAGGTCTGGCAAACCACATAAGAAACCGTTCAAATTCAATTTTGACTTCTTTCAGAGCAACCACTTTTCTAGAAATTCTGGCGATAAAGTTCACGAGAAGTTTAAGCCACAAAGTTGCTCTGAGGTGTTCGACTGTGCTTATCAGGAGTTCATGAGTCTCTTTAACAAAGCTGCTGAGCCCGTGCGAGCTGATGAGTTCTACCAGCTACTGCAGAGCTACCTTCAGAAAGAGGTTGACCACTTCCCCTACTGGATAGAGCTGGAGAGGTTCATAAATAACTTCTTTCACAATGGTTTGTTTATTCATGACCAAATGCTGTTTACTGACTTTGTTAATGATGTTGAGGACTTTCTCACTGAATTGTGCAAGCACCAAGGTTTGAATGAAGACTTTTTTGAGGATCTTGATGATTATATCTACAAGCACTTCTTTGGTGAAACATACTCCAAAAAATCTAGGCCAAGGTAggttttaaaatgctttattgGTACTTCTGTCTTTGTCTAACTTATCTTCTTAAACTGCTTACACAGTGGACCATTTGAGCGACCTGACTCTAAGGAGAATTTGCGAGAAAAGCATCGCCGTAAGCAACATAGGTCGAGACATAGCAGTGAACGCAAATGGAGCAGATCAGACcaaaacagagacagacacatggCGGATGTCAAAATAGAACTGGGACCAATGCCTTTCGATCCTAAATATTGATACCATCTGCCCTCCTTTAGACATTTACACTTTGCTTTTCAAATGTTTGAATTTACTGACTGCTATCTGCATAATTGCCTCTCAGttacctttttttaaatttttttttattggtaaTAGGAAGTTTACTTGCTTGTCCTATCAGTCCAGCTTTCTAATGATACATGATCTATTTGTGACTTGGTGTTTGGCTCAAGTGTAAAAGTACAGTTGCCACAGTGTTGTCTGTCTGGGTCCACAAAAATACTGTTCAACTAGTCTATttcataattttgattttaagtaAGTTGAAAAAAATGTTCTGTATTTTGCTATTTCAAGGTCATAGTTGGTGTTGTTGGCGTATATATGTTACGTACATGAgaactttccaccactgctttcAGTAACTCAGTCTGGGACAATAAGTCAAGTGCTTTAATGTAATTGAAAATAACTgatttcagtttaaaaaaaaaaaagttttaaatatttattaataccATGTTCATCAGTGCCTTTCATAAATAAAGATGCTTCTTCCAACTCTTCCGTCGGGAAAATGAGTGTGAAAGATTTCTGCTGTCCTCACAAAGTTATTTCCTTGCAAAAATCCAGATATGTcctataaaaataatgtgagCATTAAGTTGTCTCAATTATATTTACTGATCATGTTGGACATACCTTTTCCAAAACATCAAACATAACTAGGTGACTGGGCAGAGATGACTTGTATGGAAAAGAAGCCCTAAGCCACTGTAGGGGATCGTTGTAAAATATGACAGACTCATCCATATAATCGTCTCCAAGATTTGGGGGGCATTCGAGAAATCTCATACTTATCGGGCAGTGAAGGTGGCTGCCAAGATATTACAATAAGATTAAATTGGTGTTACATTGGTATATGCATTATGAAGTgcacagagtaacacacacatattttggGATAAGTACCTGTAATAAGGTGTGGAGTGGCAGGGCATTAGGAAGAGAACATTGGGTTGTGAATTGTTGCTGATGTCACAAAGACTATGTAAGTGGCCCATAACATCAAGGGTTCCTCTCTGGTGGATTAAACCGGTGTACAGAGCTGGTAATAAGTTAGTCACAACCAAGATGGCAGCTGTAGTCCGTCGCCACGCTTTTAAACTAGCCAGAGAAATGCCTGTCAAAAATACAGTCATTAAGAGATGTTTTACAATTGCTGTATTTGTAATGTCTTGATTGAATACACAGAAGCTTACCACAAAAGACCATACAAAAGGGCAGAATGGGATAGATAAACCTGAATTCCTTATGAGGTAAAAGGCTGTAACAAGAAATATTAAGCTAAATTATtaagcttttttaaaaattaaaccttttttttcaaattcaggTGTAGTGACCAAACTGCTACAACAAGCAGTTAACACAGAAACAGGGAAATAAtggctttaaataaaaactacagaCTTCAATTTGAAGGGCCCGAAGGTCAAATGTGAAATGCTAATTTATAGCTAACCTGTAGATAATTAACGTCCAGATAATGGTGAACAGCAGCATCTTGTAGCGTCTGACAGCAAGTGTACAGCCATGAAGACACAAGGGAAGATGGGGACCAATCACAGCAGGAAAGCCCTGTGTGAAGTACCAGTGCCAGGGATGGGAGCCGTAGAAGTCCGCTACCCCATGGAAAATGTTCAACTTTATAAAATTAAACTGTACAAAGATCCACTGTGAAgaagacacaacaac from Periophthalmus magnuspinnatus isolate fPerMag1 chromosome 3, fPerMag1.2.pri, whole genome shotgun sequence includes:
- the ccpg1 gene encoding cell cycle progression protein 1 isoform X2; amino-acid sequence: MMIQWKLLQTFLNLGHHLKTPLHGSRSPGFPVQLQVVPHSSSSEEEPDLSSGAVVRRRRVRRNTPNTTTEPDRDEGMESDPSEGEERPHQQCTAEGEEPTQETQRHKGGSILITCILLTLIIAISLGIGHLYDTNHIQIRQFTCGYGMDGLRHLSFQDGEQKSDLSLKDLDVQKAISVLSETIDKIRKENEGLYNKYVQIQTQRDELEMLLKTKAEEKIQIESQHHSLQEENHNLKHSLQKEERSLSVLHEELRTLRLAMKDFEAMRAGADLLLSENQRLKAELEEEKEVIRSFSGKREGLMIEAQTLRKKLDKERKVADEMRGEINKLRQQINGAEKAQDLQSHLMELEKRLSFEQQRSDLWERLYLETKERAKGDSEPKRKSKSKQGMAGKVKETFDAVKNSTKEFVHHHKEQIKKAKEAVKENLRKFSDSVKSTFRNFKDSASTIFNKARGFYDKHKHRNADETWQHRSGKPHKKPFKFNFDFFQSNHFSRNSGDKVHEKFKPQSCSEVFDCAYQEFMSLFNKAAEPVRADEFYQLLQSYLQKEVDHFPYWIELERFINNFFHNGLFIHDQMLFTDFVNDVEDFLTELCKHQGLNEDFFEDLDDYIYKHFFGETYSKKSRPSGPFERPDSKENLREKHRRKQHRSRHSSERKWSRSDQNRDRHMADVKIELGPMPFDPKY
- the ccpg1 gene encoding cell cycle progression protein 1 isoform X1 translates to MSGSDTESSCGWTLISNEGSDIETLGTEAVEDVEPAPVNSELQKVTLPDYDHAEVKEDSLDVTLVDAATILDSAETGVNAARREHVSVLSSSDHSDILTLGDLKEDEPVTTETSEELYLGMSCSSQYTFTSSPTGFPVQLQVVPHSSSSEEEPDLSSGAVVRRRRVRRNTPNTTTEPDRDEGMESDPSEGEERPHQQCTAEGEEPTQETQRHKGGSILITCILLTLIIAISLGIGHLYDTNHIQIRQFTCGYGMDGLRHLSFQDGEQKSDLSLKDLDVQKAISVLSETIDKIRKENEGLYNKYVQIQTQRDELEMLLKTKAEEKIQIESQHHSLQEENHNLKHSLQKEERSLSVLHEELRTLRLAMKDFEAMRAGADLLLSENQRLKAELEEEKEVIRSFSGKREGLMIEAQTLRKKLDKERKVADEMRGEINKLRQQINGAEKAQDLQSHLMELEKRLSFEQQRSDLWERLYLETKERAKGDSEPKRKSKSKQGMAGKVKETFDAVKNSTKEFVHHHKEQIKKAKEAVKENLRKFSDSVKSTFRNFKDSASTIFNKARGFYDKHKHRNADETWQHRSGKPHKKPFKFNFDFFQSNHFSRNSGDKVHEKFKPQSCSEVFDCAYQEFMSLFNKAAEPVRADEFYQLLQSYLQKEVDHFPYWIELERFINNFFHNGLFIHDQMLFTDFVNDVEDFLTELCKHQGLNEDFFEDLDDYIYKHFFGETYSKKSRPSGPFERPDSKENLREKHRRKQHRSRHSSERKWSRSDQNRDRHMADVKIELGPMPFDPKY